GTGCCATCTACTCTATAAAAACCCTTTAAGAAGCATGAAAAACATATGCGTGTACATAGCCATTCAAAACAGTTGGACTcatctttattaattttttacttaagcTTCAGAGGGGCGTGCTCGAACCATCTGTCCGAACATCCTTTTGTGCAAGGAATAAGATCTTTGATTTCAGTGAAGCTAGACGAACCTGTATCCGATTGGCACCACACCAACAACTATGACctcaaagaaatttgaaaaagttTATAGGCAAATTATAGAAGAAGAAACTTCCCCAAATGGACAAGAATTCTATCGATCATggcaaaataattttgaattggtCAACTCCACCTCTCATGTTAGCTCTTGGTGTTCTTAaacttttaggctatgtttggctttagaaaatttgaagaaaaatggaagaaaaaaataagaaggaaaaccataagaaaagaaaaataaaaaagctactTCAACTCATCTACCTTGTTTTAACTCTCATATATacagattaaataatttaaaaatatataaatttttggctaattttaattttttatatgttcttttatattttatataataaaacaaaacatgaaaacattttttttaaatattttttctttttcttttggcaaAGTcactaaatatgttttttaaggcttttttttttccacatttaCTTTATACAATATTGTACTTCAAACaagttttgtaattaaaaataccTAAATGAAATCACTTATAATGATTAATTTAAAAAGGTGTAGCAAACCATTTTCAGGTGTTGAAGCACCAATGGGAACGTATTACTACCTAAATGGGATAGATTAcatattttgggtttttttttataataaatttaagaaaaatgagagtGATTGATGAGGtgtgaaattcaattttcacaaaTCAATATACGATGAGTGTAATAGAAAAGCACTTAAATAAGGttattattatgtttggttcctagaaagtactaagaaaaaaaaaaactaagaaaaatagttttcttatgtttaatttcactatgaaaaatatgaaataaaataaaatataattaaaattagtttaaaatttatatagtttGAAATCATGTAATATTAATACTaccatggaaaaacaaaaataggcaatatgaaaaaaatagaataaaaagatataaatttatgtgaaaaaccttaaatagaaaaaatcatgAGCAGAGGAGAAGGAAATTCATTATGTCGAAAATTGGTAcaagatgagagaaaaacaagCGATTGCGACATAGGCATAAAACATCAGAGACTTGGCTTATGATGTGGAGGACATCCTGGACGACTTGGCCACTCAAGCTTTGGGGCAGCAGTTGATGGCGGAAACTCAACCCAGCACTAGTAAGAGTCTTATCCCTTCTTGTCGTACTAGTTTCACTCCAAGTGCTATTAAGTTCAATGATGAGATGAGGTCCAAGATAGAGAATATCACTGCCAGGTTGGAACATATTTCTTCACGGAAAAATGATCTCCTTTCAACAGAAAAAAATTCTGGGAAAAGGTCCGCCAAACCAAGAGAAATACTACCCACCACTTCTTTGGTGGATGAACCTATTGTTTATGGAAGGGAAACAGAGAAAGCAGCCATAGTCGACTCCTTGCTCCATTATCATGTGCCAAGTGACGATTCAGTCCGTGTCATTGCCATAACTGGCATGGGAGGCGTGGGCAAAACTACTCTTGCTCAGTTTGCCTACAACCATTATAAAGTGAAGAGTCATTTTGATCTAAGAGCTTGGGTTTGTGTCTCTGATTATTTTGATGTCGTGGGGGTAACCAGGACAATTCTTCAGTCTGTTGCTCCTGATATGTCCGATGTCAACGATCTCAACGGTCTCAACCAGCTTCAAGTCAAACTGAATGATAAACTCTCTGGAAAAaagtttcttcttgtttttgacGACGTTTGGAGTCAGGATTGTAATAAATGGAACCTTTTATACAAGCCAATGAGAACTGGAGCAAAAGGCAGCAGGGTTATTGTCACCACTCGTGATCAAAGGGTTGTACCAGCCGTCCGAGCCAGCTCAGCTTATCCCCTCGAGGGGTTATCAAATGACGATTGCTTATCTTTGTTTGCCCAGCATGCATTTATACATCCCAGAAACTTTGATAATCATCCACACTTGAGAGCTGTCGGCGAACGAATTGTGAAAAAGTGCAGGGGACTACCTTTGGCTGCAAAGGCCTTAGGAGGAATGTTGCGCACAGAACTAAATCATGATGCATGGGAGGAAATACTCGAAAGCAAGATATGGGAGTTACCAAAAGAGAATAACAGTATTCTTCCAGCTCTCAAATTGAGTTATCATCATCTTCCTTCTCATTTGAAGCGCTGCTTCGCTTACTGCTCTATATTTCCAAAGGACTACGAATTCAATGTGGATGAATTAGTCTAGCTGTGGATGGGAGAGGGATTCCTTCACCAACTGAACAGAAAGAAGCAGATGGAGGAGATAGGCACCGCGTACTTTCATGAATTATTAGCAAGGTCTTTTTTCCAACAATCAAATCATCATTCATCACAATTTGTGATGCATGATCTTATTCATGATCTTGCTCAATTGGTTGCTGGAGACGTATGTTTCAATTTGGAGGACAAATTGGAAAACGATGACCAACATGCTATTTCTACAAGAGCTCGTCATTCATGTTTCACTCGGCAAGTTTACGAGgttgttggaaaatttgaagCCTTTGACAAAGCGAAGAATCTACGCATGTTAATAGCAGTACCAATCACGACGCCTCA
This DNA window, taken from Vitis riparia cultivar Riparia Gloire de Montpellier isolate 1030 chromosome 13, EGFV_Vit.rip_1.0, whole genome shotgun sequence, encodes the following:
- the LOC117928608 gene encoding putative disease resistance RPP13-like protein 1; the encoded protein is MAETQPSTSKSLIPSCRTSFTPSAIKFNDEMRSKIENITARLEHISSRKNDLLSTEKNSGKRSAKPREILPTTSLVDEPIVYGRETEKAAIVDSLLHYHVPSDDSVRVIAITGMGGVGKTTLAQFAYNHYKVKSHFDLRAWVCVSDYFDVVGVTRTILQSVAPDMSDVNDLNGLNQLQVKLNDKLSGKKFLLVFDDVWSQDCNKWNLLYKPMRTGAKGSRVIVTTRDQRVVPAVRASSAYPLEGLSNDDCLSLFAQHAFIHPRNFDNHPHLRAVGERIVKKCRGLPLAAKALGGMLRTELNHDAWEEILESKIWELPKENNSILPALKLSYHHLPSHLKRCFAYCSIFPKDYEFNVDELV